The Streptomyces sp. NBC_00335 DNA window GTTCGTCGGGGGTGAGGTCGACGTAGCGGATCTGATGGCCGGTCAGGGTGGTCAGTCGTGAGGCGAGTTCGGGGTAGGAGACGGCTTCGGATCCGGTCAAGGTGTAGGTGCCGCCGGCGATGTCGCGCCTGGTGAGGGCGGCGGCGGCGACGGCACCGATGTCGCGGCAGTCGACGTAGTTGCAAGGCGCGTCGCCCGTCGTGCCGAGGATGACGCCCTGGGCGACGGTGGGGGCAAGGCGCAGGAGGTTCTGCATGAAGGCGTATGGGCGCAGGATCGTGTGGGTGAGGCCGCTGGCGCGGAGGTGTTCCTCGACGGCGCGGTGTCCACGGGATATGGCGACCGGGGAGTCGGGGTCGGCGGCGGGTGCGGAGATCTTGACGATGTGGCCGATGCCGGCGTCGGCGGCGATGTCGACGACGCGGGTTTCGAGTTCGACTTGTGCGGGACCGTTGGCCATCGCGAGGAAGAGCTGGCCGGCGCCCTTGAAGGCCGCGTGCAGGGAGTGGGGATCGGTGGCGTCGGCGTACTGAACCTCGACTGGCGGTTGGTGGGCGCCGGTTATGCCGGGGATCGGCCTGTGCGGGGTGCGGGTCAGTGCGCGGACGGGTGTGCCGAGCGTGAGCAGGCTGTGGAGCAGGGCGTTGCCGGTTGCTCCGGTCGCTCCCATGACAACGATCATCTTGTGCTCATTCCTTGGCGACTTCCCGGCGGCGGGTGCTGCCGGGGTGGGCTCGGTCGGGCTTGGGCTCGTGGGGCGGGTGGACCCGGTGCCGCGGCGGGCTATGTCGGGGATGCCGTGGGAGTGGTGGTGCGCCAGCGCAGGGTGACGATGGTGGTGGCGAGGGCCGCGGAGACGGGCAGGTCGATGCGCAGACGCTCCAACCACGGGGTGGCGGGGACCAGGCTGTGGGCGGGTAGCCATTGGGCGGTGAACCATCCCAGCAGGGCCGCCGCGCCGGCGGCGGTGATGACGAGTGCGGCCGTGAGGGCGACGCGCGGCGTGGTGGTGGTCCACCGGCGGGGCTGCCCGCCGTGCCACAGCCAGGTGCCGACCAGGAACGCCACCACGGCGGAGGTGCCGGCGATGGAGGTGCAGGCGGCCACGGCCAGGTCCCGCTGCCCGGTGAAGACTCCGGCGGTACCGGCCGTCAGCGCGGGGGCGGCGTAGGCGGTCAGCACCTCGCGCCACAGGGTGAACGGCCGGGGTGGCCGGGAGCCCGCCGCCCGGTTTCGGCGCGTTCTGTCCTTTGTTGCGGGCATGCTGGCCTCTTTCTCGTTCGGGTGAGGGAAGCGAAGGGTTGCGGCGGGGGGAGGGTGAGTCCGCCAATGTAATTAGGCGACTAACTATTGCCTCAAAAAAAGGGCCCTCCCCGGAGGGTGGGGCCAACCCAGCCGAGAGCCGGGTCAGTCGGCGGCCAGAGCCGCGCTGCCGCGCACGACGCGGGCGAGCAGGTCCAGGAACACCGCGCGCTCCTCGACGGAAAGCCCGCCCACCATCGCCTCAAGCCGCCCGAAATGCTCGGAGGCCATGTCACGCAGGCGCTGCGCCCCGCGCGCGGTCAGAACGGCCACCGTGCCCCGGCCGTCCTCCATGGACGGGCGGCGGGCGATCAGACCCTCGCGCTCAAGGCCGTCCAGCAGGCCGGTGACCGTGGCCCTGGAGACATCGAGGTCGACGGCAAGGCGCGAGGGGGACTTCTCCCCGCCATGGTCTTCGAGGTCGGCGAGCAGTCGGTAGCGCCCTGTCGACAGGCCGAACCTGGCGAAGTGCGCCTCGGCCGCCCGGCCGACCCTCGCGCCCGCCGAGATCAGCCGCACCGCGACCAGCACCGCCTGCGGATCGACCTCCAGGCCGTAGTGCTCGACCTGCCGCCTGGCCTGGTCCAGCGTGGGCGTCTCACCGTCGATGCCGTCCCTCGTCATGCAAATAATATGGCGGCTAATCACTTTGACTGTCAAGGCCCCCGAAGGGTCCGTCCCGGCCGCCTGGGGCCTACCGGCCGATGGGACCGGCCGGGTGGCCTCCGGCCCGCACCGGCCGCGTACGACAGCGCCCGACCCCCGGGGTCACTTTCCGTCGGTGATGAAGTAGTCGTTCTTCAGGTACTCCAGGGTGTAGCTGCCCAGGTCTTCCTCGGTGAAGGTGGCGGAAGACCTGACCGCTTCGAGCGGCATCTCGATCTTGTCGAGGGTGTGGACGGAGACGCGCTGAGGATCCACCGTCGCGGTCCGGAGGGCCTTCTTCTGCTCGGGTGAGATCATCTGGAACACGATCACGTACGTCGACGTGCACGGACCGAACCCCTGATCCTCTGCCTTCTTCGCACCCGGCCCGGCCACTTCGCAGACCGTGCCGATGTCCTCCCGCCCCAAGCCGTGGAGGTACTGCTCGTACCGCTGGATCGCGCGTTCCTTCGTCCTGGGCGCAGGCTGGTCAGCGCTCACCGTCGCCGACGGCTTCTCGGTTCCGGCGGACGCGGACGGCGTGCCCGACGGTGCTCTCGCCGGTGTGGACGCGGACGGCTGCGAAGGCTTTGCGTCAGGGTTCGCCTTCGACTTCTCCGGACCGCACCCGCACGCCACCACCGCCACGCATGCCGTCACCACCACGCTCACCATCGTCCGCGTTCTCATTCAGATCCCCTCCACCGGCCGGCTGCTGCCCATCAAGAGCTCACGCAGGATCCCACGGAACGGTTCCCGCCCCCGCGGCCTGGAGCCGGTGGCAGCCTCGGCCTTGGCCTTGGTGACCAGAGCATTCGCGGCGTCCGCGGCGGGCCGAGCCTGTTCGACCGGGGCCCGAGATTGAACGAAACTGGGCGGATGCCGTCGACCGAAGCAGCAGCCAGCGAACTACAGGACCGCGCGACGCTCTGGAGCGTGGGCGAGATCCCAGCGAGCGATGTCGTCAGCGCGGCCTGTGACGCGCTCGTCGCCGGCCTGGACAGCCCCGGACTTCGGGTGCTGGCAGCCTGCACACGCGCCGAGGCGGACTACGAGGTGCACGACTTGCTCCCCGAAGCGCTCGGTGAGCTCGGCCTCATCTTCCATCCGGCCGCCACCGAGGCCGGCCGAGAAGCCGCCGTGCGAGCGCTCGCACGACGCACGCTGGCCGGCGAGCTGAAGCCTTGGGAGCTCACCTTCCGGATCAACCAGCGTTACGGGCACGAGGTGCCCCTGACAGCACGGCTCGCCGAACTCGATGACGAGTACGCCTTCCTCGAAGACAGCGGCGACGAAGCAGCTCAGATCGATGCTGAGGTCATGGCCGAAGCCCGCCGCCTCGCCGCAGTCCACCCCCGCGTGATCACGGATGATCGGGCGTCGGGCTGACCACCCGTTCCTGCTCCTCGAAGCCGCAGGTCGGTGTCCCGTCTCAGTTGATCTTGCCGATGGAGCAGCCCGCCTCGGCAGTGCCTTCGCCTGCGCCCGATGCCCCGGTCGTGATCGGTCAGCGCGCGAGGGAGACGGCGAAGGGCTTGAAGCCGTGTCGGCGCAGGATGTGGGGCACGACCAGGATCATGGCCTCGGTGGCGCGGGCCGTGGTGATGCCGCCGAGGTCTTCGATCCGTTCGGGCTGCCAGCCCAGGTCGCCGAGCAGGCCGGCGACGGTCTTCTTCACGTCCTCGTCGTCGCCCGAGAGGTAGGCGGTCGGTGGGGTGGTCAGGGTTTCGGGAGCGGTCATGACCGTGAAGAGCATGGTGTTGAGGGTCTTCACCACATGGGTGTCGGGGAGCGCGCCCTGGAGCTTCTCGGCGAGGCTGCTGCCGGGATAGCAGAGGTCGCCGGGCAGGCCGTCAGCGGCGTCGCGGGTGGCGTTGGAGACGTCGATGAGGATCTTGCCGGCGAGTTCGGTGCGCAGGTCGGTGAGGCGGTCCAGGGAGGTGTCGCCGGGCGTCGCGTTGATCACGATGTCCGCGGTGCGGGCGGTGGTGCGCTGGTCGGCGAAGGAGACGTGCGGGTCGAGACCGGCGGTGCGGGTGGCAGTGTCCTCGGGGTTCTGGCTGCCAAGGATGACGTGGTGTCCGGCTGCGGAGAGCTTGCGGGCGAGGTTGGTGCCGACGCGGCCGGCGCCCAGGATGCCGATGTTGGTCATGGGGTGATGCTCCTTGGGATATCGGGTGGGGACGGGCGGAGACGACTGCGGTCAGGCGATCGGCGCAAGGACCTTGAGGGCGGCGGCGTGGACGCCGGGTGCAGCGGCCAGGAAGTCGCGGCTGGCGGTGTTCCAGGGTTCGCCCGTCAGGTCGGTGACGGCGCCGCCGGCTTCGGAGACGAGCAGGGCGCCGGCGACCAGGCCGGAGCGGACGTCGGAGAACTGCCAGAACGCGTCCATGCGTCCGGCGGCGACGTGGATGAGCTGCATCGTGGCGGGCACGGAGACACGTACGACCAGTCCGTTGATGAGCATCGCGGTGACGGAGTCGCCGATCCGCCGGAAGGTGCGCTCGTCCTCGCCGGGCTTGGCCTGGCCGGTGCCGATGAGCGCGGCGCCCAGGTCGGTCTTGGCGGAAACCTTCAGGGGCCGGTCGTTCAGGCGGGCGCCGCCGCCGGCGGCCGCGGTGTAGGTGTCGCCGGTCAGCGGCAGGTGGACGACGGTGAGTACCGGCTGGTTGTCTCGGACGAGGGTGGCGGTGACGGCCCAGTCGTCCATGCCGTGGACGTGGTTGATGTTGCCCTCGGCGGGGTCGACGACCCACCACTCCCCCGGCGGGAGCGCGCCGCCGGCCAGCTCGTCCTCGGCCCACAGGGACCCCGGCCGGGCCCGCAGCAGTGGTTCCCGCAGCACGTCCAGCACCGCGTCGTCGTTGGCGTGGATCTCGCCGACGACCTCGTCCAGACTCACGCCCCGGGGGTGTGAGGTGTAGCGGTCGCGCAGTGTGACGCCGGCGGTCTTCACGGCGGCGGTCACCTCGGACAGGAGCGGCGTACCGGCGGCGAAAGGCATGGCTGTGCTCATGACGGGCTCCCTGGGTTCGGTCGAAGCGGGGCGGTTGTCTCGCCCCCGCACTTTGAAGGTAGGCCGACCGGTCATTAACAACAAGTGCATGCTTTTCACTCGTAGAGTTACTTGCATGCAACTGGATCTGAACCTGCTCACAGCCCTGGATGCCCTGCTGGAAGAGGGAAGCGTCGGCGGCGCGGCAGCACGCCTCCACGTCACCTCACCGGCGATGAGCCGCTCCCTGGGCCGCATTCGCAAGGCCACAGGTGACCAGATCCTGGTCCGCACCGGCCGCAGCATGGTCCCCACCACCCGCGCGCTGGCGATGCGCGCCGAGGTCCATGCCCTGGTGCAGCAGGCCCACCAGCTTCTGTCCGCGCAGCAGGAACTCGACCTGGCTGCTCTGGACCGGGTGTTCACCGTGCGCTGGCACGACGCCCTGACCGCGTCCTGCGGTACGGCCCTGGTCGCCGCCGTCCACCGTCAGGCCCCCGGCGTCCGCCTGCGCCTGTCCGCCGAGCCCGGAACGGACGACGCCGAGCTGCGTCGGGGCGAGGTGGATCTCGAATCGAGCTCCAGCGCTCCGACGCTCCCCGACATTCGCCACCGCTTGGTCGGCAGCGACCGGCTGGTCGTCGCCGTCCGGCCGGGCCACCCGCTCACCGCCGGCCCGCTGGGCGTCGAGCGCTACGCCGCCGCCGAGCACCTCACCGTTTCGCGCCGCGGAAGCCTACGCGACCCGATCGATGACGCCCTGACCGCACACGGCCTCGAACGACGCGTCGTCGCGGCCGGACCCACAGCCGCCTTCGCACTGCAACTCGCCCTCGACACCGACCTGGTCGTCACCCTCCCCGACGCGGTCACCCGCACGGCCCGGGAACAACTCGGCCTGGCCGCGCTGCCGCTGCCGCTACCACTTCCCGACGTCCCCCTGTACCTGCTGTGGCACCAGCGCTACGACAACGACCGCGCCCACACCTGGCTGCGCGAAACGGCCGCCGAAACCGTCCAGGCACTCTTCACACCCCCGACCACCCCTGAACAGCCCGTCACCAACCGGGCCGGCCGGTGAGGGACGCGCCCGGAAAAGGAAGCGGGAGCGTCCGGCGCCCTTGGCCGGTGCGGCCCGCTCCCCCGGATCGCAGGCATGGCGACTGCTCGGTCGTTCAGCCCACGCAGGCGTGCACCGTCCGCTGCCTGCACTTGAACAGCGTGTAGGTCAGGCCGACTTCCAGCGGCATCGGCTTGCCGGCCTTCCCGCCCACCACGGTCTGGCAGCTGTGGCCGGTCGTGCCGCCCATGGGGACCAGGACCGCCTTCGGAATGGCGCTGCAGCGCACGAGGTCGGGGCCGAAGTACGTGTAGACCTGGTGGGCGGCGCCGTCCCGCGTGAGGATTCCGCGGCTGGGCTCAGCACTCCACTGCACCGGTTTCCCGTGCGTATCGTTCGTCTTTCCCACGATGACCCTCCATTCGACCTCCAGGCCCTCGAACGTACTCACGCACACGCTCGCGGCGCCGTCCTTCAGCACCAGGTCGGCAGGGCACCGGGCGGTGACCTTGCCGTCGGTGCCGGCCATGTCGAGGGTCTTCGCGCGCAAGCCGGCCTCAACCACCTCGTGGAAGACCTCGCCGTCCGACGCCCACGGGATCGACAGGTCCGGCGGCTGCGGCACGGGGTTGACGACCGCATCAGGCAGCTCGGGGAAGGAGTGGTCCTGCGCGCTGTCGCCCTTCGGGTCGGAACCGCAGGCCGTGAGCACCAGGGCAAGGCCCCCTATCGCCGCGATGATCCTGTTCGTGCGCATGCCCCGACCCTATTCGGCCGGCAGGCCCACGGCGCGACCCCTACCGGCGCCCCCGCCCGCGGCTACCAGTCGAGCTCCCACAGCTTCAGGGTGCCGTCCGAGCTCCCCGAGAGCAGGAACCGGTCGTCCGGGGTGAGCGCGATGCCGTAGACGTCGTCGGTGTGGCCGTCCAGGGTTCGCACGCAGCGGCCGGTCGCCGTGTCCCGGATCCGGATCAGGCCGTCGTCCTCGCCCGTGACGGCGAACCGCCCGTCGGAGGTGAACCGGGCCGTCGGGACCTCGGTGGACCGGTCCCCGGGATCCTCGACCGAGCGCGGGTCCCGTGCGTCCTCGAAGGCGCGTACGAGATCACCCGTGGCGGCGTCGAGGAGCCAGAGGGTGCGGTCCCCGAGGTGGCCGGCTGCGAGCACGAGGCGGCCGTCGGCGCTCAGGCCCCGTCGGCCGTCCGGGGACCCCGCGCCCCCCCGGCCGAACGGTCCGGGCCCCATGTGCACGAACCGGGTGACGGCCGGGGGCGGGGTGTCAACGGCGCAGATAGTCCTGGCGGAGGGCCTCCAGGATGTCGGCTCCCTCGGTGAGACCGGCCTGGCGGCAGCGGGCGGCCGCCGTGGTGAGGCGGGCGACGGCCCCCTGGAAGCGGCCGAGGCCCTTGCCCTCGATCAGGGCGGCCATCCGTACCGCTTCGGCGCGCGGCACCTCGCCGTGCTCGCCGCCCTCCTCGTGGGCCGCGATGGCTGCCTCCGCCTCGGGCAGGGCCTCCTCGTAGCGCTCTACCTCCGCCAGGACACAGGCCCGGCGGTAGTGCACGGTTCCGCGCTCGTACCAGGGGGTGAAGTCCTCGGCGTCCTGAGGCACTCCGGCGCGGACCGCGTCCGCCCGCGCGAGGTGCTCCAGGGCCGCGTCGAGGCCTTCGGCCTCCCTGGCCGACACGGTGAGACGGGCGAACTGGCACATCATGTGGATGAGCAGCGAGGGGTTCGGCGCCTCGGCGTGCGAGGCGACCGCGCGCTCGTACGCCGCGGCCGCCGCGGCCCACCGGTCGGCCATCGCCAGCGTCACGGCCGCCTCCGCGGCCACCAGGGTGTGGACCGCGCGGTCGTCTTCCCATGCGGCGACGGTGTCCGCCAGCCGCAGGAACTCCTCCGCCGCGGGCAGGTACTCGCCGAGCTCCCGCAGTCCCCGGGCCAGGGACAGGCGCGCCTGGGCGAAGGCCCGTTCGTTGTCCGGGGTGAGGGCCTCGTCCGCCAGGAGGGATTCGAGGACTGCGACCGCGTCCTCCGGCCGGCCGCCGCGCCCCAGGACGTCCGCGAGCTGGAGGCGTACGTCGGTGGCTTCGGCCTGCTCCCCGGCCTGGTCGAAGAGCGCGGCCGCCTCGGAGAGATGGCGTACGGCGCCACCCAGGTCCCCGAGGTGCGAGGCCGCGTGCCCGAGCAGGGAGTACGTGGGGGCCAGCGCGAAGTCCGTGTCGTCGTAGCGGGCCGCGTCGGCGAGCGCGTGGTGCAGGAGCTCCGCGGCCTCCTCCGGCTCGCCCTTGGAAAGCAGGAACTGCGCGAGCATCGCGCGCAGGCGCGTACCCCGCCAGGGCCGCGCGGAGGCGGCCACGGCGTCGAGGGCCGCGCGCAGCAGTTCCTCGGCCGCGTCCGTGTCACCACCGCGGCCGGACAGGTCCGCGGTGAGCTGCAGCGCGTTGGCCACGTGGTGGGGTACGGACAACCGCTCCGCCTCGGCGCGCAGTGTCCGGGCCCGCTCCTGGAACCGCTCCGCGGCGGGCCCCTCGGTCTCCGGCAGGTCCCGCAGCGCCTCCTGGTAGGCGGCGAACGCATCGGAGTAGCGCACGGTGAGGTACTCCAGCGCGGTCTCCTCCGTCA harbors:
- a CDS encoding NADPH-dependent F420 reductase, which translates into the protein MTNIGILGAGRVGTNLARKLSAAGHHVILGSQNPEDTATRTAGLDPHVSFADQRTTARTADIVINATPGDTSLDRLTDLRTELAGKILIDVSNATRDAADGLPGDLCYPGSSLAEKLQGALPDTHVVKTLNTMLFTVMTAPETLTTPPTAYLSGDDEDVKKTVAGLLGDLGWQPERIEDLGGITTARATEAMILVVPHILRRHGFKPFAVSLAR
- a CDS encoding LysR family transcriptional regulator; this encodes MQLDLNLLTALDALLEEGSVGGAAARLHVTSPAMSRSLGRIRKATGDQILVRTGRSMVPTTRALAMRAEVHALVQQAHQLLSAQQELDLAALDRVFTVRWHDALTASCGTALVAAVHRQAPGVRLRLSAEPGTDDAELRRGEVDLESSSSAPTLPDIRHRLVGSDRLVVAVRPGHPLTAGPLGVERYAAAEHLTVSRRGSLRDPIDDALTAHGLERRVVAAGPTAAFALQLALDTDLVVTLPDAVTRTAREQLGLAALPLPLPLPDVPLYLLWHQRYDNDRAHTWLRETAAETVQALFTPPTTPEQPVTNRAGR
- a CDS encoding MarR family winged helix-turn-helix transcriptional regulator, with the translated sequence MTRDGIDGETPTLDQARRQVEHYGLEVDPQAVLVAVRLISAGARVGRAAEAHFARFGLSTGRYRLLADLEDHGGEKSPSRLAVDLDVSRATVTGLLDGLEREGLIARRPSMEDGRGTVAVLTARGAQRLRDMASEHFGRLEAMVGGLSVEERAVFLDLLARVVRGSAALAAD
- a CDS encoding NmrA family NAD(P)-binding protein; the encoded protein is MIVVMGATGATGNALLHSLLTLGTPVRALTRTPHRPIPGITGAHQPPVEVQYADATDPHSLHAAFKGAGQLFLAMANGPAQVELETRVVDIAADAGIGHIVKISAPAADPDSPVAISRGHRAVEEHLRASGLTHTILRPYAFMQNLLRLAPTVAQGVILGTTGDAPCNYVDCRDIGAVAAAALTRRDIAGGTYTLTGSEAVSYPELASRLTTLTGHQIRYVDLTPDELRDNLIHNARMPTWLADHVTEIQQLAVTRPETPTTTVVDILGRPPRTLDAFLREHHAHFSR
- a CDS encoding inositol monophosphatase family protein, whose translation is MSTAMPFAAGTPLLSEVTAAVKTAGVTLRDRYTSHPRGVSLDEVVGEIHANDDAVLDVLREPLLRARPGSLWAEDELAGGALPPGEWWVVDPAEGNINHVHGMDDWAVTATLVRDNQPVLTVVHLPLTGDTYTAAAGGGARLNDRPLKVSAKTDLGAALIGTGQAKPGEDERTFRRIGDSVTAMLINGLVVRVSVPATMQLIHVAAGRMDAFWQFSDVRSGLVAGALLVSEAGGAVTDLTGEPWNTASRDFLAAAPGVHAAALKVLAPIA